One window of Quercus robur chromosome 12, dhQueRobu3.1, whole genome shotgun sequence genomic DNA carries:
- the LOC126707960 gene encoding ADP-ribosylation factor has translation MGLSFTKLFSRLFAKKEMRILMVGLDAAGKTTILYKLKLGEIVTTIPTIGFNVETVEYKNISFTVWDVGGQDKIRPLWRHYFQNTQGLIFVVDSNDRDRVVEARDELHRMLNEDELRDAVLLVFANKQDLPNAMNAAEITDKLGLHSLRQRHWYIQSTCATSGEGLYEGLDWLSNNIANKA, from the exons ATGGGGCTGTCTTTCACCAAGCTTTTCAGTCGTCTGTTTGCTAAGAAAGAGATGCGTATACTTATGGTGGGTCTCGATGCTGCGGGTAAGACTACCATTCTCTACAAGCTCAAGCTGGGAGAGATAGTCACCACCATTCCTACCATCG GATTTAATGTGGAGACTGTGGAATATAAGAACATCAGCTTCACTGTCTGGGATGTTGGTGGTCAAGACAAG ATCCGACCTTTGTGGAGACATTACTTCCAAAACACCCAGGGACTTATTTTTGTGGTTGATAGCAATGACAGGGACCGTGTAGTTGAAGCTAGGGATGAGCTGCACAGAATGTTAAATGAG GATGAGTTGAGGGATGCAGTGCTGCTAGTGTTTGCGAACAAGCAAGATCTTCCAAATGCCATGAATGCTGCTGAGATAACTGATAAGCTTGGACTTCACTCCCTCCGTCAACGCCACTG GTATATCCAGAGCACTTGTGCCACTTCTGGTGAAGGGCTTTATGAAGGACTTGACTGGCTCTCAAACAATATTGCAAACAAG GCTTAG
- the LOC126708323 gene encoding uncharacterized protein LOC126708323 produces MSERNSGDHAGTGSVGFSQGSSWRERKQKERKDRGHDQQKVMSDIGKGSYQTQRMISSATGQRQKEERDKELEWLRRLVRGLELEVRGRRRRGDRNDRQQEVGIGGNRYEEGSNQSGPRLRRSRSHSREFLQYQNRSHSRGSQRNRSRSPSRESGQRQDRSHSRENQGRDSLSPKERQPRNAAMDAMSRALRKAARSPFSNEIERVEMLDRFACPPFNYYDGKIDPVEHINHYI; encoded by the coding sequence ATGTCTGAAAGGAATTCGGGGGACCATGCGGGAACTGGATCCGTAGGGTTTTCTCAGGGGTCAAGTTGGCGAGAGCGCAAACAGAAAGAACGAAAAGATAGGGGGCACGACCAACAAAAAGTGATGTCCGACATAGGAAAGGGGTCGTACCAAACCCAACGGATGATTTCTAGTGCTACGGGACAAAGGCAGAAGGAGGAACGGGATAAAGAGCTCGAATGGCTCCGCAGACTAGTCAGGGGTTTGGAGCTAGAGGTGAGAGGTAGGCGCCGGAGAGGAGACAGAAATGACCGGCAACAGGAGGTTGGAATTGGGGGAAATAGATACGAAGAGGGATCTAATCAGTCTGGACCTCGACTACGGCGAAGTCGTTCACATTCCCGGGAATTCCTTCAATACCAAAACCGTTCGCACTCGAGAGGGTCTCAACGAAATAGGAGCCGGTCTCCCTCCCGGGAATCGGGGCAACGTCAAGACCGTTCACATTCTCGAGAAAATCAAGGGAGAGACTCGCTCTCCCCAAAAGAAAGGCAACCTCGGAATGCTGCCATGGATGCCATGAGTCGTGCTCTGCGAAAAGCAGCTCGATCCCCGTTTTCGAACGAAATCGAGCGTGTCGAAATGCTAGACAGGTTTGCCTGTCCACCGTTTAACTACTATGACGGGAAGATTGATCCGGTAGAACACATCAACCATTATATttag
- the LOC126709292 gene encoding nitrogen regulatory protein P-II homolog → MATMAKPGGGALSLSPFHSHTHLKDLPLFDFSARPNFTHSHFSHHLNVTVKHSRKPSILPIIRAQTQTQTQTSPGYVPDSKFYKVEAILRPWRVPQVSSALLKMGIRGVTVSDVRGFGAQGGSTERQGGSEFSEDKFVAKIKMEIVVSKDQVEAVIDKIIREARTGEIGDGKIFLVPVSDVIRVRTGERGEQAERMAGGRADTSVPA, encoded by the exons ATGGCTACAATGGCGAAACCAGGTGGTGGAGCCCTTAGTCTTAGTCCCTTCCACTCCCATACCCACCTCAAAGACCTCCCTCTCTTTGACTTCTCTGCCCGCCCCAACTTCACACACTCCCACTTCTCTCATCACCTAAATGTCACTGTTAAGCACTCAAGGAAACCCTCAATTCTTCCCATTATCAGAGCCCAGACCCAGACCCAGACCCAGACCTCTCCTG GTTATGTCCCGGACTCCAAATTTTACAAAGTGGAAGCTATTTTGAG GCCCTGGCGAGTCCCGCAGGTTTCTTCG gCTCTATTGAAAATGGGAATTCGAGGTGTTACGGTATCTGATGTTCGGGGCTTTGGTGCTCAAGGTGGTTCAACAGAAAGGCAGGGTG GCTCTGAATTTTCTGAAGACAAGTTTGTtgctaaaattaaaatggaGATTGTGGTGAGCAAAGATCAG GTTGAAGCAGTAATAGACAAGATAATCAGGGAGGCAAGGACTGGAGAGATTGGTGATGGAAAAATTTTCT TGGTTCCTGTCTCAGATGTTATAAGAGTTCGCACTG GGGAACGTGGGGAGCAGGCAGAGAGGATGGCCGGAGGGCGAGCTGACACATCCGTTCCTGCTTGA